One window of the Saccopteryx bilineata isolate mSacBil1 chromosome 2, mSacBil1_pri_phased_curated, whole genome shotgun sequence genome contains the following:
- the LOC136325462 gene encoding protein FAM246B-like has translation MAAESRRPWAQARSAYGVSEALRCGVDRRRDPAPQPNGLGPEEARAAGRLARLRGQLRAEMEARADAPRLLRLVERVGAAEGAGARAAGAGERADTRSRGSVCSVCGEPRLGATYPAGVLEVSEQRLQEGLAAVRAELGAGLEALRTELRAELVALRALLPPQPSPRPPVRREPRAAPRAAARGPALLRALGTVNALAVVTRPTDDASDGPVNSGANRASARKNLKKTPVSPGAPQGGGD, from the coding sequence ATGGCGGCGGAGTCCCGGCGTCCGTGGGCCCAGGCTCGCAGCGCATACGGCGTGAGCGAGGCACTGAGGTGCGGCGTGGACCGCCGGCGGGATCCGGCGCCTCAACCCAATGGGCTGGGCCCTGAAGAAGCCCGCGCTGCCGGTCGCCTGGCTCGCCTGCGGGGCCAGCTCCGGGCTGAGATGGAGGCACGGGCCGACGCTCCCCGGTTACTGCGGCTGGTGGAACGCGTGGGGGCAGCAGAGGGGGCAGGGGCCAGAGCAGCGGGGGCTGGGGAGCGGGCAGACACGCGCAGCCGAGGCTCTGTGTGCTCGGTGTGCGGGGAACCACGCCTCGGGGCCACCTACCCAGCCGGCGTCCTGGAGGTGAGCGAGCAACGTCTGCAGGAGGGCCTGGCGGCCGTGCGTGCGGAGCTAGGCGCGGGGCTCGAGGCGCTGCGCACAGAGCTGCGGGCTGAGCTGGTCGCCCTGCGTGCGCTGCTGCCGCCCCAGCCATCGCCACGTCCACCTGTCCGCCGCGAGCCCCGTGCCGCCCCCCGCGCCGCGGCCCGCGGCCCCGCCCTGCTGCGGGCTCTCGGCACCGTGAACGCCCTGGCTGTGGTCACCCGGCCCACCGACGACGCCTCAGACGGACCCGTCAACAGCGGCGCGAACCGGGCCTCGGCCCGGAAGAACCTCAAGAAGACGCCAGTGTCCCCCGGAGCCCCGCAGGGTGGCGGGGATTGA